The region GAATGCGGTCGTTCAGTGCCCGACGCTGTTCAATGCCCTCGGCTTCGCGGAACGGCTGGCCGAAGTGCGGCCGATTCCACCGTGAGAAGACGTTGAGCCACTGTCCGCCAGCTTCCCGGTAAGCGGGAATGAACCGGCGAAAATCCATGCTTTGCTCATCCAGTTCCAGCGTTTCGTACGGCGTATGCAACTGGCCGAAGTAAAAGTCCTGCGCCCCGCGACCATACGGCCGCACCGGGCCGGCCATCAGGCCCCAGCGATACGCCAGCGCGTCGACCTCCGTCGGCTTGTCAATCACGCGAAGGCGAAACAGCGTCTGGTCCGCTTCACCGGTGCGGATCACCTCGATCGCCTCGGCTCGCTGCTGGTTATGCCAGTGCTGCGCTGTTTCCGCACACCACTGGAAGCCGCGCTCGGGCGTGCCCAGCCAGATGGCATGGTTGAAACCGATGGTAAACCCGTCGTCGATCAACCCTGCCCGCGAGAGGCCGGCACTGAGTTCCTCCATCTGCCGCGTGTCAGGCCGATGTGTGTTCTCATTGAAAAATGCGTTGAAGGTATAAAGCTCAGCGTGCTCGTCCTTGATCGGAAACTCGACGAATAACTCGTCCACGCGCACGCCTTGGGTGTCCAGTTCCAGGTCAATGGTCGTAAAGCCATCGAACTCGACCTTCGTCACGGCTCGCACCGCGACGTCGCCCGCACTGCCCTCGAATTCATACCGGGCAAATTCGTCGTCTGTCTCCGTCAGCGACAGCGTGCCGCGCAGTTCCACCTTTTCACCATCAAGCTTCAAATGCAGTCGCGGTGCTGCCGCAAACAGGCCCTCTTCCTGGCTGACCATCTGCGATGGAAGAAACGAGCCATCGAAACGATACTCTCGGCCCCAGATGCGAGCGTAATCCGCTGCCGCCTCCACCGGCTCATAAGGCGGCGGCACGAACGCGCTCGTGCCCGGCTGATTTTTCACCCAATCCGGCACGGGCCGATATAACGTTTCCAGCAACTCCCCTGCCACTTCGCCGTTCGCATCCAGCAGCCTCACCATCAACTCATAGCCGCCTTCGGCAATCCCTTCGCTGGAAAACAGCACCTGCTCCATCGCCTCGTCAATCGGGTAGCGCCCCTCTTCCAGCGTTTGACCGTCCTGGGTCAACATCACTTCCGCTTCGTGCACCCGTCCGCGAAGCTGATCGGAATGCAGCGACACTGAAAGGTCCAGCTTTTCGCTGCTGAGAAAGTATGGCACGACGGAAAGGAAAATTGGCTCGCGCTGCACCGTCGGCACGAGTGCCGAACCGAGCACATGGCCCTCGGCGTCCGTCACGTGGTAGGCAATCAACACATCGCCCGCCGGCACATCGACAGCACTGAGATTCAACCCCGTGCGGCCGCCTGCCACGGCGTCGACCGTGCGCTCGTTCTCGCCTTTGACCGTGTAGAAGCCCAACACCTGCGCGATCTGCCGATCGAGTGTGGTATATGCGCCGACGTCGCCGACCATATCTTCTTCGCCCACGCCCGAGTCGATCGTATCGAAGACGTTGTCCACGGCGCCGCTTTCTTCAAGCAGGTACACAGCGTGCTGCACGTTCACCGACACATCATCGCTGCCAAGATGAACCAGTTCCGCCAGCGCGCCCGACGACATATCGCCCAGGCGTCCAATTTCTCGCAGGCGGAACGCCGGCCGCTCGCCGACGAACTGCATCACGCCGACTTGCGCAAGGTTGCGGAAACGCACCCGATCGCGATACGACCAGAAGGCGTAGGTATCCTCCGGCGTCTTGTCGGCGCGGGCCACATCCAGCCCCCACGTCTCGCCCGCTTCAGGCGGGCCGTCCATGTCCAGTTCGGAGAACGGCAGCCGAAGCTCGGCCTCCCAGCCAGTGCTGGTCTGACGTGCGGCATACGTCCAGTCCCACTGCGCGCCGGCGTCACGGCCGTCTGCATGCACCAGACCGTCCGCGTACGCCCCGACCGCATTGCCACCGAAGTGAACCGCCTCCTGTCCGGTTCGGCCGACGTCGATCAACACCTCAATCGCGTCGTCGCCCCACACGCCCGTCGTCGCCCGGCCGGGCTCGTCCGCGGAAATGTGCATCGGGCCGGCGTAGTCGCGATGCACCCGCCAGGCGATGTACAGCGCTTCCTCGGTATAGCCGACGTAAACCTCCGTGTCGCGTTCATACTGCTGCCCGCTTTCGGTCGAGATCAGCGGCGAAAGCGTCGACGCCCCAACCCACTCGCGCTCATCCACGCGCCCGTCGATCGTCGGCGCTTCGGAAAGCATCGGCGCCCCCACATGCGGCAGCCGCTGCCACGGCAACTCCTCCGCGAACAACGCGCCCGGCGACATCGCCAGACCGCATGCAAGTCCCGAAAGAACTCCCGAAAAACGCCTCGTTTGAATCGTCATGCTCTGAACTCTCCATACGCCAGCCTTACGCCGGCTTCCTTCTGGTCATCAACGCACTTTTTCACACACCGTCTCGTTCACGAGCTGATTCGCTCGCAATCGGACGCACCACCGCCCGCGTGCCATGGCCTACAGATTCAGTCCCATTCCCAAAGACGTTTCAATAAACCGCGCGCCCTCGCTCGGCAAGCCGCCGTCCTGGTCATGGCTCGGCGTCAGGCCATACGGTCGCGTCTGCCGCTGACCGTCCACCTCAAACGGCTCACGGAACGTGTCCAGCAACAATGTCCATGGATCAGGACGCAACCCGTCCGGATAGTGATAGCCAAGCTCCTCCGGCTCGCGCGGCAGCGATGAAATTCGAAAGTCATGGATCACGAACGAATTTTCCCCGCTGTGGCCGAGCACGATCTTCATGTCCGCATCCGGCTGAACCCCCAACGGTCGGCGCATCGGTTCACGCTTCGTCTCCCGGCCGTCGACCGTCACCCACATCTCCCGGCCGTCCCAGCTCAAGGCGAAATGGCGCGGCTCACCCTCCCGCCAGCCGTCGTCGTCCTCGCCCGACACATGCCACAACCGCGCCATCACCACGACCTGTTCGCCTTCATTGCTCGCGCGAATCCAGGGCCCGGAACGCTGGCTGCCATCGTCCTGCCGACGCGTCCGCCAGATCAGTTGAAAGAACGTGTGCTCTTGCTCCTGCTCCAGCAGAAAAAGCCGTCGCCCGCGATAGTGCCCCTCGATATCCGCGTCGGGATCGAACTGCGGCACAAGCCACATCTCAATCGTGCCCCGCTCCGGATCAATGTTGCCCAACGCCGGGTAAGTCACCTGCCCCGCCTGCGCCTGCACTGCCAGCAATGCCACCAGGCACAGCGGCGTCAAAGTTACTGCCAACCATTGCGATCGCCTCATCAAATACGCTCCTGTTATTCGCATCACCGACAGGCTGATCGCCTGCTTCAAGATCGTTCAACCAACAACCGCCAACGCTCAAAGCGGCATCGGCCTCCACGCGGATACGGCCTATCGCTTTAGCCAGAGCACCTTCTCCCGAAGGTTGAATTGATTGGTCGGTGCATATGAGCCCTCCCAAGGCCCGCGTTCCAACCGACCATTACCATCGGTGAACACACTTGCGACCACCCGGGTGTCATCGTATGCCGTATTTTCGAATGCAAAGCCATGCCTTGAGACGTCACTGCCACCGTAGTGCGGCCCATTCGTGATACTCCACTGAACGGCATCAGCAGCAATCAAGGTATTGGACGGATCGTCCGCTTCGTCGATATGGGTACCACCTCGGCTTCTGGTCCAATCATCGTCATAGGGGGGGGCGCTGCCGCCCCGGACTCCGGTGCCGGGTGTGTCCGGCGTGCTGCGGTACCACCACCCGTTGTAGCCGTATGTCCCGCCTTGCATACCGGGTTGAATCACGATGTCGAATGGCACATCCGGACAATTCAGTGGCCACGCATTCTCCTCATGGCTCCAGTTGCTATCGCCCAGGTACGCCGGGATACGGTCCCCTCGCGGGAGCCCATCGTGCCAGCCACTTCGCCGTGGATGGTACCACTGATAACCGGGAAACCGCTCGCGCCAGTCCCCGGCATACGTATGAAACGCCATGCCGATCTGTCGCAGGTTGGACAGGCACTGGACCGTGCGGGCCGTTTGCCGCGCTGCGGAAAGGGCCGGCAACAGGATGGCGATCAGCAATGCGATAATGCTGATGACGACCAGAAGCTCAATGAGTGTGAATCCGCGTCGATTTGACATAAGACTGCTCCGTTCGTGAAGTGTCCCGGTTGTGACCATGTCCGTCATCCCTGTGATTGCCCCTACGATTACGACTGATGATGCTCAATGACTCGGCTTCCAACAGCACGCCGACGCGTCGATCATGCTCCGCCGAACGATCAGCTTCGTCGGCACGGCAAACGTCGTAGGTTCAAACGCAGGATTCTCCATCGCCTCGACCAGCAGCTCCGCAACCTTGCGCCCACGCAGGCGACGCTGCGGGTCGATCGTCGTGAGAAATGGCTCGCGCGTGGGGAAGTTCGGGCTCGACTCCAGATCGTCGAAGCCCGCCAACGCCACGTCGCGCCCCGGCTCGATGCCCCGCTCACGCAGTGCGTCGGCGACACCGAACGCCACCGCGTCGCTAGCGCCCACCATCACGGTGCAGCCGGCAAAACGGTCCATGTTCGCCCGCATCGCCCGGCATGCCTCGCTGATTTCCGCAATCGCACCATCCGTGCGAGGTTCGTAACACAACACCCGATGCTCGGGCACCTCGATGTCCTGCTCAGCCATCGCCTGGCGAAACACCGCCAGGCGGTTGCCCCGCACTGGATCGCGCGTCAGGTAGCCCCCCGTGACATAGCCGACCTGCCTGTGACCGCGCCGTCTGAGTTCCTGCGCCAACTGGACGTAGCCCGACCGATCGTCACGCAAAACCACACTGAGCTTGTCCGACGCGCCCAGTTCGGTCGGTGGATCGGTCGTGACCGCCGGTATCTTGCGCCGAATCAGTTCATCCAAAGTCTGCTGACCGAAGATCCGCGTGCTGAGGTAAAACCCGTCAATGCGACGGCGATGAATGGCCTTGAGCACCTGCGATTCCCCCACCTCGCCCACTTCCACCGGCAGCAACGCCAGGTGGTACCCTCGCTCCAGCGCGACGTTGGCCATTTCCAGCAGTGTGGGAGCGAAAAACGGCGACCCGAAGCTCTTTTCGGCCTGCCCCTGCACCACCCCGATGCAAAAGCTCTTGCCCGTCGCCAGCGACCGAGCCAAATGATTGGGCTCATAACCAACCTGCGCCGCGGCCTTGAGCACCTGCTGCCGAACCGCCGGTCGGACGCGGTACTGCTGATCATTACGCAGCACCCGCGACACCGTCGCCCGGCTTTTACCCGTCAGTCGGCAGATGTCTTCAACCGTCGCCATCGCCAAATGCTCCAAAAACCTGGATGAACGCGCGATCATTAAAAATGATCGCGCGTTCATTAGACCATATTCCCAAATCGTGTCAACCATTTTTCTGAATGATTTAGATCGTCTTCAGCCCACCTGTTCGTGGCCTACGGTGCCTTGTATTGAAGACCCAACAGATCGCCGACCTGATTCATGTCGGCCGGCTCTGGCTGGGCACGACGCGTCAAGCATCGGCCAGGCGAGGCCGACTCCGGGCACGCCTCGCCCCGGAGAACTGTTGGAGCGGTATTTCTCGCGACGACGGTCACGCGATAAACTGACTCATAACCCTCGTCGATCCATGTCGATGGAAGCCAACGGGGAAGTATTGCTGATCCACGACCGATGCTTGCCCTGCCTGGCGACCCGTTTTCCGAATGGTCGACATGCCCACCCCGCTCATCATTCTTGGCCAGAACCCTCGCGCCGCTGCCGGTTCGGCGAGACTCGCCGGCTATGAGCCGTGGGTTGTGACCACCCGCCCCACGGTCGACCTTCCCGACATCGCCACCGTCCGCCACTGCCCGGCCGAGCGTTATCCCGCCGCAGTCCTGGGCATGATCGACGATGCGCCCGTGGCCGCGCCGATCCTGCTTGCCGGCGATATGGAGAATTACCTCGACGTCGTGCAGGCCGTCAGCTTCGAGCACAAACTGCTCGGCTGTACGGTCGACGCGATGCGTCACATTCGCGACCCGCTCACCCTGCCCTCGCTGCCAGCGATTGAGGGCATACGATCCTGCCACACACGCACGCGCGCCTCGCTGGCTCAACGGCTCGCCCGGCTGGTCTTCGGCGCATGGGGCGGGCGGAAGTATCTGCTTAAACCGCGCCGCTCTTATCTTGGCCACGGCATCCAGTGGTGGACGCCCGGCGCAGCCGGTCAGCGGATCGGCCACGACCGCTACCTTCAGCAGTACATCCGCGGCACGCCTTATACCGCCGTCTTCTTCGCGGACGGCTGGTCGGCCAGGCTGCTGGGCGTCACCGAGATTCTCGTCGGCGAACCTGCCTTCCATGCCCAGGGCTTCCAGGTCGTCGGCCAACTCGGCCCCGTTCAACTCGCTGAACAGGCCCGCACGGCGTTATCGCACCTCAGCGTCCAACTCACGCAACGCTTCGACATGCGCGGGCTCTTCGGTGTCGATCTGATCATGGACCATCGCGGAACGCTGTGGCCCGTTGAAGTGAACCCGCGCTACGTCGACGCCATCGAATTGCTCGAACGAGCCAGCAACGTGCCACTGCTGGCGCCGACTGGGCCCGGACCGTTGCCGGCCGCGCCGCGAACCCTCGGCCGAGCGACGCTGTTCGCGTCACACGATCTCGCCGGCCCGCCCGACCTCGACAGTCTGCCATCGGATCAGGTCGCCGATCGACCGCTGCCCAACAAGCCGATCGCCGCCGGTGAGCCGGTCGTCACACTTTTCGCAGCCGGCGCTTCGCGCGACGCCTGCGAACGCCAGCTTCGCGAACGTGCCACGGCGCTGGCAGCGACCTGTTAAGCCCACGCAGCAGGTCCACCCTGATGCACCACAACTGCTCGAATGTGCCGACCGAGCATTTCACCAGGCAATAGGCCCTTCGCTCGCCGTGCCTCTACCTCAACCACTTCCGCAGCCAAGTGCCTCGCGGCGACCCCGCGCCGACCATCGCTTGCGAGCCAATCGCCTCCTCGTTCCGCTCCGCCGTCAACGGTACGACGCGCTCCGGGCCAACGTGGCCGCACCACACCTCATGCCGGATGATCGCGCGGCCGCCGTCGCCGCTGCTCATGGCAGTGGCGGAGGAACGAAGAAAAAGTGAAAAAACAGATGAGTATTAAACGATAAAAAGATCTTTAATGGTAGAATTAAGCAGCAGCCTTGTGCGTCCCCCCCGCCGGCATGTTGCCGGCGCAGCCCGCTACGACGGTAGCAGGCGGCGCACGCCCTCCCGGAAAGGGGTTTGTGATGGCCAGAGAATCTGATCTGCTCGCGCGATGCGCTTCGGTGATCCAGCGCTATCCGACCGGGATGATGACGACCGTCGAGCCGACCGGCATGCCATGCAG is a window of Phycisphaerales bacterium AB-hyl4 DNA encoding:
- a CDS encoding prepilin-type N-terminal cleavage/methylation domain-containing protein; translated protein: MSNRRGFTLIELLVVISIIALLIAILLPALSAARQTARTVQCLSNLRQIGMAFHTYAGDWRERFPGYQWYHPRRSGWHDGLPRGDRIPAYLGDSNWSHEENAWPLNCPDVPFDIVIQPGMQGGTYGYNGWWYRSTPDTPGTGVRGGSAPPYDDDWTRSRGGTHIDEADDPSNTLIAADAVQWSITNGPHYGGSDVSRHGFAFENTAYDDTRVVASVFTDGNGRLERGPWEGSYAPTNQFNLREKVLWLKR
- a CDS encoding LacI family DNA-binding transcriptional regulator, with product MATVEDICRLTGKSRATVSRVLRNDQQYRVRPAVRQQVLKAAAQVGYEPNHLARSLATGKSFCIGVVQGQAEKSFGSPFFAPTLLEMANVALERGYHLALLPVEVGEVGESQVLKAIHRRRIDGFYLSTRIFGQQTLDELIRRKIPAVTTDPPTELGASDKLSVVLRDDRSGYVQLAQELRRRGHRQVGYVTGGYLTRDPVRGNRLAVFRQAMAEQDIEVPEHRVLCYEPRTDGAIAEISEACRAMRANMDRFAGCTVMVGASDAVAFGVADALRERGIEPGRDVALAGFDDLESSPNFPTREPFLTTIDPQRRLRGRKVAELLVEAMENPAFEPTTFAVPTKLIVRRSMIDASACCWKPSH
- a CDS encoding ATP-grasp domain-containing protein, which gives rise to MPTPLIILGQNPRAAAGSARLAGYEPWVVTTRPTVDLPDIATVRHCPAERYPAAVLGMIDDAPVAAPILLAGDMENYLDVVQAVSFEHKLLGCTVDAMRHIRDPLTLPSLPAIEGIRSCHTRTRASLAQRLARLVFGAWGGRKYLLKPRRSYLGHGIQWWTPGAAGQRIGHDRYLQQYIRGTPYTAVFFADGWSARLLGVTEILVGEPAFHAQGFQVVGQLGPVQLAEQARTALSHLSVQLTQRFDMRGLFGVDLIMDHRGTLWPVEVNPRYVDAIELLERASNVPLLAPTGPGPLPAAPRTLGRATLFASHDLAGPPDLDSLPSDQVADRPLPNKPIAAGEPVVTLFAAGASRDACERQLRERATALAATC